The nucleotide sequence GAGTTCAGATACTGAACAGACTGCTCCTTCTCCAGGGAATAGGCCCAGTCAATGTGAAGATGAAATTCAGGTATTTGATGGTGAATGCTTAGTGAAAAGTTCAGAAGAAATACCAGAGGTACAGacaagaagggaggaagatgtTATTGCAAAAGAATCTTCAGAAGGAAAGGATTTAAACAAAGAGCTTTATATattggaggaggaaagagaaacaggCTGTGAAGaacttaaggaaagcaaccttgAAAAACAATTTACTTCTCAAAACCAGTTGATACTAGATAAATCAGAGCATGAAAAAGCAGGTACTGACAGGGTAAGAAAAGATTTTGTGCTTTCAGTTGAGTGTAAGAAGGAGagcaaagagaatgaaaaggCAGAGGAAATCAGTGATGTTACAGAAATTACTGGCAGTGAGAATAGTGACAGCAAAATCAGTGTCATTGAAGACACTGAtgacaaaaaagaacatttaaaaagtaaTACAAGCCCTCCCTCTGTTTCCAGCAGTTCCCCTGATCACAGTAATTCTATCCTGTTAGCTCTCAGCAGTGATGAGGACCAGGTATCTGAAGTTAAtgagaatgaagaagaagaagagtgtTTTATTGAGAGTAGTGAGCAAAAGCCTTCATCGGAAAAAGACTCAGGAGATAACCCATCAAATGATATATTCTTTGTCATTGATAAAACCCCTGGATTGAGTTCTGATAAGAATTATTacatagaggaagaaaaaacaagtgAAGTAGCCAGTGAgcaggaagatgaggaagaagaaagtgaagaggagGAACCTATAGaccaggaagaaaatgaagatgagttCATAGATGAAGATGACATATTAAATAACACCAAGTCTAAACTGtaagtttgtatatttatttgaAGAATTTGGGTTTCTTGCCTGTATGTTGTATTAAATCCCCTTAACTTGCTCAGCAAATGATAGGAGACTGGTAAGCTGGACAGTGAATCTACAGGATGAGTATTTTCTGCCTTAGAGGTGCTCAATCAGCCTTGTTTCTGTGCTTGGGCATATGGTGTGTAGACGTGAGATCTCTGAAGCACACCCACTTAGGTATTTTGAGTTGTTGGAGAGAAGCATCCGGTTGCTTTTAACAGTGGGTTTTTGGGCATCAGAATTGGGGCCAACTTAAAGGGGAAGGGAAGCTGTCATTTTTAGCCACTTTGTTGGGCAGAGTAAGTACCTGGGAATATAGGCAATTAAGTAGGACATTATCTGCCACCAAGATTGGTGAATTGAAATGGAGAATAAATAGTTCTTAGAAGGTTTTCCCCTTGGTTACTGTTTCCTTCCCTGGTGTCTAATACACCCAGACATACCTTAAAGTGTTTGCAGTCGGTAAATATTTAGTAATATGAATAGTTTGGTCTCAAGGCAAAGTAGTTAATATCTGAAGATTTGTGAATAAGTTACCTGTTTGCAATTACCTAGGGCTCTGCTACCTACCAGGTGCATTTATAGGTTCTCAACACTAGGACTTAGAGTGGAGGGGATCAGGGACCAAGTAGGGAAGTGGGTCAGTGGGTCGTTGCACTCCAGAGGCAGCACAGTAAAATGAAGTGGATTATTTAGATGTTTTCTGTCATGTGATCGGAAAGAAAGTGGCTATTTGAAGGTTCTTGATAAGGTCAGATACAATCTTAATCTGACAGGATATTTCCAAAGTGGTCATTTTTTCCCCGTAACATTTAGAGGAAGAACTAAATGTCTTTGAACACAGGTGAATtaggagttaaaaaaaattgtttgtgaTCTTTAAGGGCATTTGAATTCACATAAGTAGGATATATTTAAGGATAAGGCTTTGGGGAATGTATGCATGCAAACTTATAAACTTATCTTATTAATTTCTAGCATATTTCCCGTATTTCTTTTACTTCAAAAATTCCATTCATGTACTGAAATTTTAagacaaacatatacaaaaatttaaTTTGTGTGTAATTTAGGAGGAATTTATCTTTTGTGGAATGTGAGATATTGAAAGTAAAATAGGTCAGGGGAGGGAAAGATAAACTATTTTCAGGTCAATGCACACTGTTCTgcacttttatttccttctttagtggTTTAACTTTTTAATTAAGTGATCATTTCTCTTTCAGCTTGAAGTTGTCAAGTAGCAGCATAGACCCTGGTCTGAGTATTAAGCAACTTGGAGGCTTGTATATTAACTTCAATGCAGAAAAAATGGATTTCAGCAAAAATGCCCTTAcacaaataaaggagaaaaacaaaaaggaggtaAGTTGCCTAACATATCCAGTTATATTTTCACACACCCAAACCTCTAGAACATatttacattttcctttatttgtctAAAGGTTAAATGCTCAACCTGGTTTTTGTGTGTGTAAGGCAAGGCagttgtggttaagtgacttgcccaaggtcacatagctacctaagtgtctagtgtctgagtccaaatttgaactcaggtcctcctgactccagggcccgtgctctattcactgtgctgcctTGCTGCCCCTAAATGCTCAATCTGATGAGTATTTTCTTTACTGCGGTACTAAAAAGTGAATTTGGGAATAATGTTCATTCTTTCTCTACAGCGTTTATTTTTAAGTTCCATTTACAGAACTTTACTGCTTGCTTCAAGCTTCTTGAAACACTCTGTTGCTGGGAAatgattttctctcccttttttatttGGAGCCTGGTTTCAATACCATTTTGATTCAGAAAACTCCCAAATTTATATCTTTAGcctccagattccaggcccaTGTTTCCTATTGTATGCTAACTGTATGTACCTAGGTGTTTCAAATGAAAGGTcatctcactctcatctgaagcTGGCTCTTCTTCATTTTCCCTGGTTTTGTTAGTTCTCTGTCATGTAGATGTGTTATCTTCAGCTTGTCCTCTGCCCCCTTCTGTTCATATTGCTGCAGACCGCTCTGTCCCTTCTTATTTCCTCCATCCTTGCCAGGGCCCTTCAAGAATCCATCTGGCTGGATTTATTTTAACACGTTCCTGATTGGTCTCCACATCCGCTAGTCTCACATTGCTGCCAGAGTAACTTTCATAAAACATAAATGATTGTTTCATTCcctttgctcaaaaaccttcagttaGGTTTTTGTCATCTATCAAATAATGTCCAAATGTCTTAAGACTATCCAAGGGCTTCCCAGAGCTTTCCTCTCTTGCCTTCCCTACTTCTTCTCTTCATACATTGCACGTTAACCATTATGAACTATTTGCTGCTTTCTGTTTTCACGGGtgttttccttcttctgtccTTTGCTGTGCTGTCCTGTCTTCTCCATCcacctgttgaaatcctacctgTCTTTCAAGGACCTCCTCAGAAACAGTCTCTTTGAAAGCCACACCCAGCCGGCATACCCCAAGCAGGaagttctctcttccctcctctgagcCAGGCGTGCCTTGCTACTATCACCTCTCTACCTCTTCTCACATCTTGCTTTCTTTTGATTTGTGACCAGGCTTTAGCTTTTCTGCTGTCACCAAGAATATTAGACCTCTCTGGCTCTGACCTTTACTCAGTCTATGACCTAGGGCAGGTCCCACTTCTCAATCTATATAATGAGTGTTATGGTCTGCCGTGGTCCTCAAAGCACATGCTCTGTAGTGGATAAATAGGGACTGCTCTGTGTCCTCCACAGCCTTTAGCATGGTACCTTACACATATAGATGTTTGGTGAATTGAAGACAGCTTTTAAGACGTGTTGTTTGGACTTTTctcctctaaatcactaatacatTACTCAGAACTGATTGCTAACATCAAATCCAGTTTTAGAAGTGCCTGTAGGTTCATTAGCTTTGTCCTCGGACTGGGCCTCTACCATCAGTCTTCTCCAACTCCCCTTCAGCCATCTGTTGTGTTATTCTGGCATACCAAAAAACAGAAGGAATGTAATGATGTGGAGTAGGAATGCTATTTTTGTAATTGTGAACACATATGTCCAAATAAatcttaaaacttttaaaagtaaatcAAAGTATGGAGATGGTGAAGTAAGGTAGTAGATGCTCTATAAATAATTCATAGAATTTTTAGAGCTGGGAAAAATTTTCAACTCCCTTCATTTGACAATAAAGAGACAGACTCAGAAGTTAAGGTTTCCACAAATTTCACAGCCAGTTAGCAGTAGTTCTAGGACTAGAATCAAGGTCTAGGGATTCCTGGCCCAGTGCCCCTTCCTCCCAAATCCAGATGGAGGAACTGAGgcttaaaagttaaatgacttgtctgcaGTCACAACTAATCAGCATGGATTTAAACCCAATTCTTATAACTCCAAATCCCATGTTCTTTACCCTGTGCTATTAGGTCTTCCCAGGATGTTGCCGCAGTGCATATAGGAAACTCAAGGAAGCAATCTCCCCAAATTGTGTAAACCTGTAGCCTTTACTGAGTAACTGACTGGATGTCAGTATCTGGGATTACAACCTCAAACAGCCAATGGAGCAAGAGGATTTTTATCTGTACTTAGGGAAAATTAGCTCATATTCAGAAAAAATGATCATTTAAGATTTTGTGGTTCTTTCTCAGAGCCATGAGCAACTATGGTGGAAATCTACGATGTTGCCAAAAGATAGTCATTTGCTCTCCCAAACTACAGCCTGCTAAAACCACCAAAATGGGTATCTCTAGGGCTATCCCTTTAATATATCATACTTTTTTCTCTAGCCACAGAAAGTTAAGATGAGTTATAACTGTGTTAGACTAACaggaaaaaaagcttttttgATATGTCACTTATGATTCGGTCAGATTCTGGTAAGAGAAGAGACTTTTTACCTCCCCCGTTGCCTTACGTATTCCAGATATTTCTGTTGTTTTATGTGGGTAGTTGGTTTTATGgtgataaatataaaaaaaaatgagcacagTGTTAATGAGTAAGTCTGTCACAGGAATCTAGATTTTTAAGAGTAATCagcataatagctagcatttatgcccCATTtaactgtgtgccagtcactatgctaaaaGCACAGAGAGtacaaagagtcaaaagacagtccctgccatcgtGGAGCTTACAGTcagagacaacgtgcaaacaaatatatacagaatgagCAGTACATaggataagtgctttacaaacaacCCAGTGAgactacagttgaggaaactgaagcaaacagattaagtgacttacccaagattacacaggtagaaaaatgtatatattcataAACATTAAAGgaatatttctttgttttatgaaaGAATTCCCCAAGCTTGTTCTTCATAGCACCACTAGTGCATGGTCTGATTTACACAAAGCTTTTTAGGAATATTGCTTAAAACAAAGTATAAGACAGACTCCAGCCTTTGGAGGATATTAAGTGTAGTCAATTTAAGACACAAACTATCACTTGGTTATTTAGCTTCTTCTAACAGCATTCAGGTGCTTGTTCATTCTCTTTCTATCAGCTCTTACAGAAATCCATAATTACTCCTGATTTTGAAAAGAAGGATTGCATCCCGCCGTACAAGGAATCACAATTTCAACTTAAGAAAAAACGGAGAGTAAGTACAGCGATCCCGGTTTAAGATTCACTGGCTGTAGAATACCGAGTAATTTGTGTTTTACAGAACCTAGGTGGCACCAAAAATGGTGAATGATGGTGTGTTGAGGCTAAGGAGAGAGCTCAGAGTAGTGTTTATGGCTGTGAATAACTGAGATGTGGCCAGACAACATAGCACATGAGAAACAGTGCAATTCGCATTTATCAGCTGGTAGCCAGTTCAACAGAGTGAAGTTCAGTCAGTGAATCTCGTTCTGTTTTTAATGAACATAGTGGTAAAATATGCCATTTTCAACTTTTTCCTGCATTTGAACACACTCTGAGGGTCTGTTACATGAAGTCCAGGGGCCCTATCTTCTCAGAATACCCTTATGAGTAAATCGTAGAGCTGTTAAAAACCATAGATGAAGGTTCCTATCACTAATGTGAAACAGAGGAGGGCATACACACTTAATATCTTGCCCCTGGGTAGTTTTGGAAGaacaattatttcttttatttttatttttttctgcactGTTAAAAATAATAGGAATAAGTGGCTTTCTAAACTACGGAAGATGGAATGAAAAGTTtggttgtgtttgtttttcttaaactCCTGAGTGGAGGTATTTTACAAGTTATTTGTTACATGGACAATTAGAAGGGCagtatttttaatggaaaaactACTGTGGGAGTAATaactcttttccattcttctcccaTCTGTTCTCCTTTATCAGATAGTCAGTATACTTACAGTTGTCTGAAAAATCCCTTTTCTATTCACATGCTCATTCTctttttatataaaatgaaaaaccaggagataatttttccccaaattttaatCTTATTAATTGATGCCAATTCACAAAATATTCTTCAGTGTGCAATTTGAGGGAAAATGGTGTTTTGCACTGGCACATAAAAGATGTAATGATGTTTATTCTGCAATCTGAATTTCAGGAGGAACGGAAAAAAACAGCAGGAGATGGCTGGTTTGGCATGAAAGCCCCAGAATTGACAACTGAACTAAAAAATGATCTCAGAGCACTGCAGATGAGAGCCAGTATGGACCCTAAAAGGttttataagaaaaatgacagagATGGTTTCCCTAAATATTTCCAGGTAAGAAACActattcctttattttaatttggaTTAACAActggaatttattttctttttacggCCTTCAGAAGtttaatttttatattgtctgccCCCAGAAGAGTGGCCAGAATTAGGGAATTTTAGATCAGAAAGACCTCAGAGAGCAGATCTGGTCCAGTCTTTGAAATCATTCCCTACAGTAGTTAAGAGTTTACAAAGGGATCGTGTTCTAGAACTTTTTAATTAGGTTGTTTGGAACTTCCAGGGCATTCTTGTAAAAATGGGATAGGTTACTGACTAGAGGAGAAAAGCCTATTTCAACCAAAATACAGCCAAACAGTAATGCTGATAGTACTCGTCAGAGTCAGGACATCATCAGGAGCAacaaagaggaggggaaagagtttCTTCGTACACCCTCCGTGCGTAGTCAGCGGCTAAAATCtttgtccagtcattttcagtcgtgtccggctcttcgtgaccccatttggggttttcctggcagagatactggagtggtttgccatttccttcttcagctcatgttATAGGTGGGGAAACACCTATAACAGActcctccagggtcacacaggtaggaagtgtccgaagatggatttgaacttaggtcctcctgattgcaggcctggcattctagTAATTCTGCCTAGGTGCCTAAgtgcagagagagggagagaaggagacagatacagagatcCGGTCTTGCCTTAGAATTTTAGGCCAAAAAGCAGCTGCCTTGGCATTGGTCTTCTGCTAACTAAGCAGCCACTGCTTTTCACGTGTGACCCTTCCaacccctccccattccctccaCCCCCTAAAAGTGTAAGGTTTCTTGATCGTTTTAAAATAGAAGCCATGGTGCAGGGTTCCAGAAAAAGGAAGTCTGGCAGTTCAGAGTGTTTTTCAGGAGCTGTCAGACTTCTTTTAGATGAAATTTTGGAATCCTCATTATTTACTTAGACTTGCTGTATCCTGTCTGGTACGTCACCTTAATGAAATAGCTAGTATTCTAAAATTTCTATTCGGATTTGTTCATTCAGTTTATTTTGGGGTAAAGTATTCATTGACTTTCTGCAGGTGCTTTTTCCAAAAtgaagttatttttcataaaaagacATCAGAAAGTGTCAGCTTTGTTCAAAGTTGATGAAATGTTACAGTCTATGGGCTGAGCAAGATTCTGTGCCATGCATCGTAGGATAAGATGTCACAATGTCTCATTAGTAAAACTTACTGTGCCTTGACCTTTCTGGTTATGAGACGGAGTTTGGCCTTCTGTTCTTGTCCTGTTATTTGCTTGAATTACTGATACGCATAGGGGAACTTGCCTTCAGAAAACCAAATGTTTACTTCATTGCTGGGATGACAGTCCTTAAAGGCCTGTGGCTTCTTGTCCATGTAGGTATTTTCCTTCAGTTCTCAGTCCCTCTGACTTAGGAGGTAGTTTTTGAAAATAGTTACGGCTTTTTAAAATCGGTCTATAGCCAACTTCCTAATGAATGAGCTTTTCCAAATTAGTCTGATTCTCAGATGACATGCGTAACACTTTCCACTTCCATGTTGTAGTGGAGGATTTATCATTCCACCCTTTGGAAATAGGAAACTGTTCTCAGCCCTGAGGATTATCCACACCCTCACATCTCAGTTAAAGCACAGCTTTCTTGGTTCCCTCTAATGCTagagctttccctctgagattgccccCCACGTCGTTCTCCCGGCTGTAGCTTGGTGACTTCCTCGggtgcagggactgtttttgcctctcctcatttccccagggcttagcccagtgcctggcacttaatagtgGTTGACTCGACACCTGAAGGCTTTTTCTCCACTGCGCTTCTGAAGCAACCCAGGAGGAGATAACAAATAGCTGGGAGTCCAGCTGCCCTCAAAAAGAAGTGATTGCGCACATCTCTTTTGGTTGTTTTTAGTACCGGCGATCAAAAGTTGGTGcaatcttctctccttcttcgCTGACCCTACTCTGTCCTAAATATCTCTCCTCACTAAGTCTTCTCCACTCATTCTCTGTCCTCCTTACCTAACTTGGCCCCCTTAGTTTGCCCCTCTCATAGTTGACTGATTCCTGTCCTAGAAGCTCTTATGGTCCATTCTCAGCCTGTGAATCCTTGGATAAAGCTTTACCATCTGTTTTTTGGCTCTTGCACCTCACTCCTGCTGGATAATGCTCTGCTGTGGGGCCAGTGTCAGTCCCTTAACCTTAGCTGGTCCCTCCTAGTCTGCCCTGATTAGCTGCTTCTCTCACACATAATacaccatctcctgactccatccacCAGGCCAGGAATGCTCCCCACTACTCCTAGTGTCCTTGGCCTTTTTCAGTTCTCCCCATGACCCCCAGCCTTCCCTCTGAAGTTACCTCCCATTTGTCCTGGCTATGTCTTGTATGTGCAGTTATTTGCCTCTTTTCTCCCCCCCCCTCGAGGAcaaagactgtttttgcctttgttttcacCCCTAGCCCTTGGCACCCAGTGCCTGACGCAGAGTTAACACTTAATCggtgcttcttgacttgactttggGACTCCCATTTCACTACATCTTTCCAGGTTGGGACAATTGCTGATAATCCCGCTGACTTCTATCATTCACGAATCCCtaagaagcaaaggaaaagaacGATTGTGGAAGAATTGCTGGCCGATTCTGAATTCAGAAGGTAGAATCATTTGTTTGGGTTTTAATTACATAAATCTCAGAAATGCAccatggaatagtggaaagagggcctgggtttgaatacctGTCCTACTACTTAATCATAACCAGCTTTACGTGAGCCCTCTTAGAATTGGCCATTtatcatttggtcttcacaactcCGTAAGGTAAGTTCTTCACATGaagtgtccccattttataggtgaggaagcagGCTCAGTAAGGTGAGAATTATTCAGGTGTACACCGTTTACAAGTTCTCCTGGTTAGTCATGTAGCTTCTCTGTACCaatttctcatccgtaaaatgagagcattggactaggtgatctctcagtcccttttatttctaaatctcaTCCTATCAATGTATTCCTATTTTAAAAGTGTTGGAAATGAATTTTTGTAAttcaaatcattttaaaatatattagagGAGTTTGAGAAGCAAAAGACTTGTATAATTATTTTGTAAAGCAAAAGGTTACTTGACAATGTTTCTTTAGCGAAAAGCATATTTTTATAATATGCTTTCTTACAGTAAACTCTGCCTGTGGTATTGGTGAATTGTCACTTAATTTACTAACTACCAGCTGTACAGCTCCATGGCAGGAGCCAGGAGCACTGTGTGTGAATCATGGGAAGACTTGTTTAATAATAAATTGAAGTGGGCATGAGGAGATGCCAAAAGAGCCTAAAGCTGCTTTGAATAAAGCCTACTATTCGGAGAACTTACCAGTATATGAAGTCAGTGCCCCTGCTTTTGGCTTAAATCCTACTGGGGCATACAACATAtgcacagatgagtaaatacaaaatgatgaGTTGCctagagaggttttgggatttttttcctttaagagaactttaatattaattttgttaaaggGGATAGTTTGGCCTAGAGCAGGactgggaaacctgcagccttttgactgag is from Trichosurus vulpecula isolate mTriVul1 chromosome 7, mTriVul1.pri, whole genome shotgun sequence and encodes:
- the DNTTIP2 gene encoding deoxynucleotidyltransferase terminal-interacting protein 2 isoform X1; this translates as MVATRSMRPKQPSPTRIEMTESPGCRSSPSARTRRTNRQPEDMKDPKTDDPNEADSKPLLQDPPTVRAAKGRSRSSLAQTIESVTDGEVSEADSTCSYASELQEPTVRVTRRRRIIIPYQPESKGRGRRKTTRSGSIKSGDEGEVSETESCSSVLSSLLSSPVKTRRARQRESKFHLDPNSALLAEETSDAESWCSGVSSIRSQRTTRSQQRKLKKEADADAEDNKDRWENVNQNEHVVPSHLETICESTCVSSDTEQTAPSPGNRPSQCEDEIQVFDGECLVKSSEEIPEVQTRREEDVIAKESSEGKDLNKELYILEEERETGCEELKESNLEKQFTSQNQLILDKSEHEKAGTDRVRKDFVLSVECKKESKENEKAEEISDVTEITGSENSDSKISVIEDTDDKKEHLKSNTSPPSVSSSSPDHSNSILLALSSDEDQVSEVNENEEEEECFIESSEQKPSSEKDSGDNPSNDIFFVIDKTPGLSSDKNYYIEEEKTSEVASEQEDEEEESEEEEPIDQEENEDEFIDEDDILNNTKSKLLKLSSSSIDPGLSIKQLGGLYINFNAEKMDFSKNALTQIKEKNKKELLQKSIITPDFEKKDCIPPYKESQFQLKKKRREERKKTAGDGWFGMKAPELTTELKNDLRALQMRASMDPKRFYKKNDRDGFPKYFQVGTIADNPADFYHSRIPKKQRKRTIVEELLADSEFRRYNKRKYTEIMMEKATNAAGKKFRKKKKFRN
- the DNTTIP2 gene encoding deoxynucleotidyltransferase terminal-interacting protein 2 isoform X2 yields the protein MKDPKTDDPNEADSKPLLQDPPTVRAAKGRSRSSLAQTIESVTDGEVSEADSTCSYASELQEPTVRVTRRRRIIIPYQPESKGRGRRKTTRSGSIKSGDEGEVSETESCSSVLSSLLSSPVKTRRARQRESKFHLDPNSALLAEETSDAESWCSGVSSIRSQRTTRSQQRKLKKEADADAEDNKDRWENVNQNEHVVPSHLETICESTCVSSDTEQTAPSPGNRPSQCEDEIQVFDGECLVKSSEEIPEVQTRREEDVIAKESSEGKDLNKELYILEEERETGCEELKESNLEKQFTSQNQLILDKSEHEKAGTDRVRKDFVLSVECKKESKENEKAEEISDVTEITGSENSDSKISVIEDTDDKKEHLKSNTSPPSVSSSSPDHSNSILLALSSDEDQVSEVNENEEEEECFIESSEQKPSSEKDSGDNPSNDIFFVIDKTPGLSSDKNYYIEEEKTSEVASEQEDEEEESEEEEPIDQEENEDEFIDEDDILNNTKSKLLKLSSSSIDPGLSIKQLGGLYINFNAEKMDFSKNALTQIKEKNKKELLQKSIITPDFEKKDCIPPYKESQFQLKKKRREERKKTAGDGWFGMKAPELTTELKNDLRALQMRASMDPKRFYKKNDRDGFPKYFQVGTIADNPADFYHSRIPKKQRKRTIVEELLADSEFRRYNKRKYTEIMMEKATNAAGKKFRKKKKFRN